Proteins from a genomic interval of Spea bombifrons isolate aSpeBom1 chromosome 4, aSpeBom1.2.pri, whole genome shotgun sequence:
- the FBXL22 gene encoding F-box and leucine-rich protein 22 — translation MHITQLDRECLLHLFSFLDKDSRKSLSQTCHDLMAIYQEPSLWLLLNFSSPSELTKKNYILGPALKHLSICWYSSRVKICNIEDWGKSALQKSMCNQHQHIVSDFLLRVCVRCPNLRSLTLSGCAHVTDDNLIKILSSCPQLQSLQLENCSGMTDQTLAAVPSLATCLRTLHVNFCRNVTQDGLRRLQESCPKLAIQAVRSANMIADRIPEANLFLQRTPRKLILR, via the exons ATGCACATAACACAGCTCGATCGGGAGTGTCTTCTGCACTTGTTTTCTTTCCTGGACAAAGACAGCCGGAAGTCCTTATCGCAGACCTGCCATGACTTAATGGCCATTTACCAAGAACCTTCATTGTGGCTCCTGCTGAACTTCAGCTCCCCATCTGAGCTTACAAAGAAGAATTATATCCTGGGGCCAGCTCTGAAACATTTATCCATTTGTTGGTATTCTAGTCGTGTGAAAATATGCAACATTGAAGACTGGGGGAAAAGTGCCCTGCAAAAGTCTATGTGCAACCAACATCAACACATAGTCAGTGATTTCCTACTGAGGGTCTGTGTAAG ATGCCCAAACCTGCGCTCATTGACATTATCTGGCTGTGCACATGTAACGGATGACAATCTCATCAAGATCCTGTCCAGCTGCCCCCAACTTCAAAGTCTCCAACTAGAGAACTGCTCTGGAATGACTGACCAGACATTAGCCGCGGTCCCCAGTCTTGCCACCTGCCTTCGGACTCTCCACGTAAACTTCTGCCGAAATGTGACACAGGATGGGCTCCGCCGGCTGCAGGAAAGTTGCCCAAAGCTCGCCATTCAGGCTGTCAGAAGCGCAAACATGATTGCAGACAGGATTCCTGAAGCAAACCTTTTTCTGCAGAGGACTCCACGTAAACTCATATTGCGGTAA